A stretch of DNA from Pseudochaenichthys georgianus unplaced genomic scaffold, fPseGeo1.2 scaffold_308_arrow_ctg1, whole genome shotgun sequence:
ACTATGCTCAAAGGGTGATTTTTTTTGCGCATGCTCAGTACTCAACCAATCCTGTGCGAGCAACAGCACAGTCTCTTTTGCATAGTATGAATATAAATAGACCACGCTGTCCCTCGGTGAGTACATTCTACTTTGTGAACCCTCAACCGTTGATCATGCCTGAAGCAGCCAGCGTGAAAGCGCCCAAGAAGGGCTCCAAGAAGGCGGTCATCAAGACCGCCAGCNNNNNNNNNNNNNNNNNNNNNNNttacgatgtctaaagttactgataaccatgcgacggcagtgtgcaaccataggccaatatatgaactgcagtgtgtggcaacaccgtattggcgtcccggctcttccccagagtttgccgcttgcctTAAACGCATACATTTTCGTGCCTAAAACACCGTTTTCATTTCATATGTAAATCAGTCCTGTTATCTAAAGTGATAAAGTGTGATCTAATTCAGGACATGTTGATATTTAGATTTATGTTATACTTACAAGATTATAGAatgaaaataaagaacaaatacCTGAAAGTGTTCAAAAGTATTTTGTAACAAAGGTATTGTGTGATATACTGGATAGTCCCTCAAATACAATTGAATAAacgaacagggggaagaccaagatgcagcactgcaaatgtcttccaccgtcattcctccgtgcaaagccggCGTAGAGGATGAAATCCCTCTGGTGGAGAGCCCACTGATCCCGGTGGATGCATCCCAGAGACATACGCCTGCGACACAGCCTCTCGCAGCCAGTGTTTACCCAGTAGTCCCCTCGTTATAATGTTAAATAAAGGAAAGCGTGAAAGTTGGTGTATCTAGTATATTTTTATAAAACATCATATTGCATTATTCTACCTTTAGTAATAAACAggtacagggttcatacactttttcaccaatgattttcaatgacttttccatgacctctcaatgacctttacctcattttccatgaccaaacaaaaattcccactgaaaatggtttatttgaacatggaacaggaaaataaggtctgcatatgaaacatgttgtgcctatctaaaacaaatccaatagtaggcttactagcttctacacgctgaagcaactgtagtcagggatgcaaagtcatcaggtatgaaaaaggtgacaaggatccgagcccccgaccccacgggatattggctttaaaatgaggaataacaggatgttagcagtcagaacaactaaagcagcaggtaagAACAGCAACGCctaagagtcacatctaatagaaatatataaaagcatttattttaattgtgtagcagtcagtttatcattctggcagcactgttgagcattttgaaaatgtattgtcatgcttctgtgcaaggctgagtctttctatctttatagccactggtgtaactaagttcataaactcaagtactatacgggGGTAcagttttgagatacttgtactttattaagtatttcaatgttttgctactttgtacttctactccactacagttcagaggtgcatggtgtacttctactcactacagttcagcggtacatggtgtacttcgactcaactacagttcagcggtacatggtgtacttcgactccactacagttcagaggtgcatggtgtacttctactcactacagttcagcggtacatggtgtacttcgactcaactacagttcagcggtacatggtgtacttcgactcaactacagttcagcggtacatggtgtacttcgactccactacagttcagaggtgcatggtgtacttctactcactacagttcagcggtacatggtgtacttcgactcaactacagttcagcggtacatggtgtacttcgactcaactacagttcagaggtgcatggtgtacttctactcactacagttcagaggtacatggtgtactgcgactccactacagttcagcggtacatggtgtacttctactcactacagttcagaggtacatggtgtacttctactccactacagttcagcggtacatggtgtacttcgactcaactacagttcagaggtacatggtgtacttctactcactacagcgtcacacagatgcctatctttatttatttaattgtgaattttgaatgtccatgtttgtactagtgttttccttcttacattttttttttaaatattttgagatttggttcagcagggtatacttgtacttttactagtactttattagagatgtgtctgttgtttgtgtttgtttttagtgtcaggatggaacccttgtctttttctctgcaaaaagaatctacctacgggtacatataaataacctgaacctgaaggtacatggtgtacttcgactccactacagttcagaggtacatggtgtacttctactcactacagttcagaggtacatggtgtacttctactccactacagttcagaggtacatggtgtacttcgactccactacagttcagaggtacatggtgtacttcgactccactacagttcagaggtacatggtgtacttcgactccactacagttcagaggtacatggtgtacttcgactccactacagttcagaggtacatggtgtacttcgactccactacagttcagaggtacatggtgtacttcgactccactacagttcagaggtacatggtgtacttctactcactacagttcagaggtacatggtgtacttcgactccactacagttcagaggtacatggtgtacttcgactccactacagttcagaggtacatggtgtacttcgactccactacagttcagaggtacatggtgtacttctactcactacagttcagaggtacatggtgtacttcgactccactacagttcagaggtacatggtgtacttcgactccactacagttcagaggtacatggtgtacttctactcactacagttcagaggtacatggtgtacttctactccactacagttcagaggtagatggtgtacttcgactccactacatgtatttaatacatttagttacttcacagatctggatgaatgatgtgaaatctaatcaagtgttgaatcagactttagttccaatTAGATTaaatgggaaaaatattgttttccataacttttccagggcctggaatttgcattttccatgacttttccaggttttcaatgaccgtacgaaccctgcagGTAATAACATAGATTTTAATGTATTATCCATTAGTAGGAATTGTGATGACTTAGTAAAGGGTtaaaaatgtgttaataaaTCTGTGAATCACAAGGACAGAGCTCTCAAAGTGAGGTGGgcggctcttaaaagagcctgtGTGTTTCAGTCAGATGAGTTTATCCCCCGAAGCCGTACAGGGTGCGGCCCTGCCTCTTCAGAGCGTACACCACATCCATGGCGGTCACCGTCTTCCTCTTTGCGTGCTCGGTGTAGGTGACGGCATCACGGATCACGTTCTCCAGGAACACCTTCAGCACACCGCGGGTCTCCTCGTAGATCAGACCGGAGATACGCTTCACTCCGCCGCGGCGAGCCAGACGGCGGATGGCGGGCTTGGTGATGCCCTGGATGTTATCACGGAGCACTTTGCGGTGGCGCTTAGCGCCTCCTTTGCCGAGTCCCTTTCCGCCCTTTCCTCTTCCAGACATAATTGCAGAGATATGATGTACTCACTATGGATATCGGCCATATTTAAAGCTGATATGCGGACGTAGTTGAAGACACCCTGGTTAATTCTAGCCCGCCATTTTGTTCCGTTCCTTTGTTCCCTCTCTgctgctcttttcacaccgtGAGCCGATGCGTTTCCGGTACGACAAccatccttcaaaataaaaaccagCAAATGGTTTCACAACTTCACATTTTGACACAAGCAATACAATCATCTAATAATGTCATCTGTATCTCATTTATTTAGTGCGTGTATTACACCATATTAACCTCCAACATTGCATTTTGTGGGCCTGATGCCAATCAACtgctatttagatttttaatataatcatttcacatttaaatgtaatgtttacaTAAACTTATATATTAAGATAGTTAGAAATTGTATATGTATCTTAAAGTTAGTGACATTGTATTATTAAAATTGGTGTCATGTTTCTCAAATACTTCCTCAGAGACCGAGTTAGGGTGTGTagttttgtaaaatattataacaACTCAAAGATATTGTTAAGGACATGTCAAACTTTCAGAGCAATTGAAAGTACATTTCTTATAAATGTTGTCATGACCACAAAATACAAGGCGACCAGGCAAAACCACATATTGTGAAACACGCCCAGACACAGAAATGTAAGTGAAA
This window harbors:
- the LOC117442173 gene encoding histone H4 gives rise to the protein MSGRGKGGKGLGKGGAKRHRKVLRDNIQGITKPAIRRLARRGGVKRISGLIYEETRGVLKVFLENVIRDAVTYTEHAKRKTVTAMDVVYALKRQGRTLYGFGG